From the Megalopta genalis isolate 19385.01 chromosome 13, iyMegGena1_principal, whole genome shotgun sequence genome, one window contains:
- the Mad1 gene encoding mitotic arrest-deficient 1 isoform X1 yields MDDKDPTSVIKMIKDLRSASESYRKSSSGLPLRMSGTSFLSLGDYDACTNSPKRPKLDDSVNSVSNKSETENVPSSPWEWRRLKGEVLSLKTRLSHQESAVQQLHKIRRQMEEVFEKEKGILEMQVEQEKQTVRQLEVRLDIARRTNQESRDAQAAAEKELFQVKTSLEQKMMVLMNENAKLKDEFNQSSSQETSSVSKDVNENSDSQYKLEAAQTRISQLEEKLKEYQTKQQELELQNVELQSMKIKNEKLESEKALWEEGKILTARAAKASELEKELSVAKETIATLRESVRGKLLLEEQMASVMKRLDHTEKVEQQVAMLEAKKSELSLRLSEYESIGITGGPSALKRELNRLQQAELVLKSEEGQLKSRLDAALRENHSLQKIYEESKKLATDVTASKERLNKLVSRLQKKMILVTRERDSYRQQLDLYEKEITVDSNSAITERIPALERTIDAYRELVAKLESDLLAVEGHNQLDECNKLQKEIDRLKGELEHRALKGDFNCNARVLHFAMNPAAIAEKQAEEKQMALIREVEELRAKVALGGTSAIAPTSSLQTQEIAELKQTHEIKIARLKEAFKASSQEYRQACYQLFGWRVDRTKEGRYKLSSQYAESSEDFLFFHIGEDGVDLLETAFSATLGTLVEQHLQRQHSVPMFLNAVQSDLFNQQTMTNVMS; encoded by the exons ATGGATGACAAAGATCCAACCagtgtgatcaaaatgattaagGATTTAAGATCAGCTTCAGAGTCCTATCGGAAAAGCAGTAGTGGTCTGCCATTACGAATGTCAGGAACTTCATTCTTGTCCCTTGGTGACTACGATGCTTGTACTAACTCACCGAAGAGACCTAAACTTGATGATTCTGTTAATTCTGTTTCAAATAAGAGTGAAACCGAAAATGTTCCAAGCAGTCCTTGGGAATGGAGACGGCTGAAAGGAGag GtattatcattaaaaacaaGACTTTCTCATCAAGAATCGGCCGTGCAGCAGCTGCACAAAATACGTCGACAAATGGAGGAGGTCTTTGAGAAAGAGAAAGGTATTTTAGAGATGCAGGTggagcaggaaaaacaaactgtcAGACAGCTAGAAGTACGGCTTGATATTGCACGTAGAACGAACCAGGAATCACGCGACGCTCAGGCTGCCGCGGAAAAAGAACTATTTCAG GTGAAAACAAGTTTGGAGCAAAAGATGATGGTGTTGATGAACGAAAACGCAAAATTGAAAGATGAGTTTAATCAGTCTTCATCACAAGAGACTTCTTCGGTGTCGAAAGATGTTAACGAGAATTCGGATTCCCAATATAAATTGGAAGCAGCTCAAACAAGAATATCCCAGTTAGAGGAGAAGTTGAAAGAATACCAGACCAAGCAGCAGGAACTGGAATTGCAGAACGTAGAGCTTCAAAGCATGAAGATTAAGAATGAGAAGCTCGAGTCTGAGAAGGCGCTATGGGAGGAAGGAAAGATACTAACAGCGAGAGCAGCGAAAGCGAGCGAGTTGGAGAAAGAACTTAGTGTAGCCAAGGAGACCATTGCCACACTAAGAGAATCCGTTAGAGGAAAATTGCTTTTAGAGGAACAAATGGCAAGCGTGATGAAAAG ACTAGATCATACTGAGAAAGTAGAGCAGCAAGTAGCAATGTTAGAAGCTAAGAAAAGTGAACTGTCTTTGCGCCTGTCCGAATACGAATCGATTGGAATCACTGGTGGGCCGTCTGCGTTAAAAcgtgaattaaatcgtttgcaACAAGCCGAATTGGTTTTAAAATCGGAAGAAGGTCAGCTGAAGTCGCGATTGGACGCCGCTTTACGGGAAAATCACAGTCTACAGAAGATTTACGAGGAATCCAAGAAATTGGCTACGGACGTAACGGCTTCGAAAGAGAGATTGAATAAACTCGTGAGTAGACTGCAGAAGAAGATGATCCTTGTCACAAGGGAACGCGATAGTTACAGACAGCAACTGGATTTGTATGAAAAGGAGATCACTGTGGATAGCAACAGCGCGATAACCGAGCGAATACCCGCTCTGGAACGCACCATTGACGCTTATAG GGAACTAGTTGCCAAATTGGAGTCTGATCTCCTGGCAGTGGAAGGCCACAACCAACTGGACGAGTGTAATAAATTGCAGAAGGAGATTGACCGATTGAAAGGTGAACTGGAACATCGTGCATTGAAAGGCGACTTCAACTGCAACGCTAGGGTGTTGCATTTCGCAATGAATCCGGCCGCCATTGCTGAAAAGCAGGCGGAAGAGAAGCAGATGGCGTTAATACGAGAAGTCGAAGAGCTAAGGGCCAAAGTTGCCCTAGGTGGAACCTCGGCAATAGCGCCAACGTCTTCTCTCCAAACTCAAG AAATAGCGGAACTTAAACAGACCCACGAGATTAAGATAGCTCGGCTCAAGGAGGCTTTTAAGGCTTCATCTCAAGAGTACCGGCAAGCCTGCTACCAACTGTTCGGCTGGCGAGTAGACAGGACGAAGGAGGGTCGTTACAAATTGTCTAGTCAGTACGCAGAGTCCTCCGAAGATTTTCTCTTCTTCCACATTGGCGAAGATGGCGTCGATCTTTTAGAAACAGCGTTCTCTGCGACCTTGGGGACTTTGGTCGAGCAGCACTTGCAACGACAACACAGCGTCCCCATGTTCCTCAACGCTGTGCAATCGGACTTATTCAATCAGCAAACCATGACAAATGTGATGAGCTAA
- the Mad1 gene encoding mitotic arrest-deficient 1 isoform X2 has protein sequence MEEVFEKEKGILEMQVEQEKQTVRQLEVRLDIARRTNQESRDAQAAAEKELFQVKTSLEQKMMVLMNENAKLKDEFNQSSSQETSSVSKDVNENSDSQYKLEAAQTRISQLEEKLKEYQTKQQELELQNVELQSMKIKNEKLESEKALWEEGKILTARAAKASELEKELSVAKETIATLRESVRGKLLLEEQMASVMKRLDHTEKVEQQVAMLEAKKSELSLRLSEYESIGITGGPSALKRELNRLQQAELVLKSEEGQLKSRLDAALRENHSLQKIYEESKKLATDVTASKERLNKLVSRLQKKMILVTRERDSYRQQLDLYEKEITVDSNSAITERIPALERTIDAYRELVAKLESDLLAVEGHNQLDECNKLQKEIDRLKGELEHRALKGDFNCNARVLHFAMNPAAIAEKQAEEKQMALIREVEELRAKVALGGTSAIAPTSSLQTQEIAELKQTHEIKIARLKEAFKASSQEYRQACYQLFGWRVDRTKEGRYKLSSQYAESSEDFLFFHIGEDGVDLLETAFSATLGTLVEQHLQRQHSVPMFLNAVQSDLFNQQTMTNVMS, from the exons ATGGAGGAGGTCTTTGAGAAAGAGAAAGGTATTTTAGAGATGCAGGTggagcaggaaaaacaaactgtcAGACAGCTAGAAGTACGGCTTGATATTGCACGTAGAACGAACCAGGAATCACGCGACGCTCAGGCTGCCGCGGAAAAAGAACTATTTCAG GTGAAAACAAGTTTGGAGCAAAAGATGATGGTGTTGATGAACGAAAACGCAAAATTGAAAGATGAGTTTAATCAGTCTTCATCACAAGAGACTTCTTCGGTGTCGAAAGATGTTAACGAGAATTCGGATTCCCAATATAAATTGGAAGCAGCTCAAACAAGAATATCCCAGTTAGAGGAGAAGTTGAAAGAATACCAGACCAAGCAGCAGGAACTGGAATTGCAGAACGTAGAGCTTCAAAGCATGAAGATTAAGAATGAGAAGCTCGAGTCTGAGAAGGCGCTATGGGAGGAAGGAAAGATACTAACAGCGAGAGCAGCGAAAGCGAGCGAGTTGGAGAAAGAACTTAGTGTAGCCAAGGAGACCATTGCCACACTAAGAGAATCCGTTAGAGGAAAATTGCTTTTAGAGGAACAAATGGCAAGCGTGATGAAAAG ACTAGATCATACTGAGAAAGTAGAGCAGCAAGTAGCAATGTTAGAAGCTAAGAAAAGTGAACTGTCTTTGCGCCTGTCCGAATACGAATCGATTGGAATCACTGGTGGGCCGTCTGCGTTAAAAcgtgaattaaatcgtttgcaACAAGCCGAATTGGTTTTAAAATCGGAAGAAGGTCAGCTGAAGTCGCGATTGGACGCCGCTTTACGGGAAAATCACAGTCTACAGAAGATTTACGAGGAATCCAAGAAATTGGCTACGGACGTAACGGCTTCGAAAGAGAGATTGAATAAACTCGTGAGTAGACTGCAGAAGAAGATGATCCTTGTCACAAGGGAACGCGATAGTTACAGACAGCAACTGGATTTGTATGAAAAGGAGATCACTGTGGATAGCAACAGCGCGATAACCGAGCGAATACCCGCTCTGGAACGCACCATTGACGCTTATAG GGAACTAGTTGCCAAATTGGAGTCTGATCTCCTGGCAGTGGAAGGCCACAACCAACTGGACGAGTGTAATAAATTGCAGAAGGAGATTGACCGATTGAAAGGTGAACTGGAACATCGTGCATTGAAAGGCGACTTCAACTGCAACGCTAGGGTGTTGCATTTCGCAATGAATCCGGCCGCCATTGCTGAAAAGCAGGCGGAAGAGAAGCAGATGGCGTTAATACGAGAAGTCGAAGAGCTAAGGGCCAAAGTTGCCCTAGGTGGAACCTCGGCAATAGCGCCAACGTCTTCTCTCCAAACTCAAG AAATAGCGGAACTTAAACAGACCCACGAGATTAAGATAGCTCGGCTCAAGGAGGCTTTTAAGGCTTCATCTCAAGAGTACCGGCAAGCCTGCTACCAACTGTTCGGCTGGCGAGTAGACAGGACGAAGGAGGGTCGTTACAAATTGTCTAGTCAGTACGCAGAGTCCTCCGAAGATTTTCTCTTCTTCCACATTGGCGAAGATGGCGTCGATCTTTTAGAAACAGCGTTCTCTGCGACCTTGGGGACTTTGGTCGAGCAGCACTTGCAACGACAACACAGCGTCCCCATGTTCCTCAACGCTGTGCAATCGGACTTATTCAATCAGCAAACCATGACAAATGTGATGAGCTAA
- the LOC143260498 gene encoding uncharacterized protein LOC143260498 isoform X2 translates to MSTPKTVSGAKVTSKVPILKITINKKYNRPCVSKLDDNKLTSGITSNTDTCEIGKSDMTKPIETNLINYTQNVVAPSKATIFNLIPVVLEKSVKYTDNFMETRHTYTPKVSFTRRGDLSRDTRNQSIAERIKYLHTKAQRDCDILRIRLKALRERHKQEKEEIKKLQIYLSNLSKDKSITKVLKGQLKRKKSFISLEDMEEKECEKLLKKVRKMKQEILDLQYPAVTSKEELEQINGRNHNTNVANEKYKILLKSSISKSEVT, encoded by the exons ATGAGTACACCAAAAACAGTGTCAGGTGCTAAAGTCACATCAAAGGTCccaattttaaaaataactataaataaaaaatataataggcCTTGTGTATCAAAATTAGATGACAATAAACTTACATCAGGTATTACTAGTAATACTGACACTTGTGAAATAGGAAAAAGTGATATGACTAAACCAATAGAGACTAATTTGATAAATTATACACAAAATGTTGTTGCTCCTTCAAAAGCTACCATATTTAATCTGATACCTGTTGTACTTGAAAAATCTGTCAAATACACAGATAATTTTATGGAAACAAGACACACTTATACGCCTAAAGTTTCATTTACTAGAAGGGGAGATTTATCAAGAGATAC GCGTAATCAAAGTATCGctgaaagaataaaatatttacatACAAAAGCGCAAAGGGACTGTGACATACTAAGGATTCGTTTGAAAGCACTGAGAGAAAGACACAAACAAGAGaaggaagaaataaaaaagttgcaAATATATTTAAGTAATCTAAGTAAAGATAAATCAATTACTAAAGTGCTTAAAGGGCAATTAAAGAGGAAaaagtcttttatttctttaGAGGATATGGAAGAAAAAGAGTGTGAGAAATTACTTaaaaaagttagaaaaatgaagCAAGAGATATTAGACTTACAATACCCTGCTGTAACTTCAAAAGAAGAATTAGAACAAATAAATGGAAGAAATCATAATACAAATGTAGCAAATGAGAAATATaaaatacttttgaaaagtaGTATTTCTAAAAGTGAAGTCAcatga
- the LOC143260498 gene encoding uncharacterized protein LOC143260498 isoform X1: MSTPKTVSGAKVTSKVPILKITINKKYNRPCVSKLDDNKLTSGITSNTDTCEIGKSDMTKPIETNLINYTQNVVAPSKATIFNLIPVVLEKSVKYTDNFMETRHTYTPKVSFTRRGDLSRDTMLWYLNDDICRRNQSIAERIKYLHTKAQRDCDILRIRLKALRERHKQEKEEIKKLQIYLSNLSKDKSITKVLKGQLKRKKSFISLEDMEEKECEKLLKKVRKMKQEILDLQYPAVTSKEELEQINGRNHNTNVANEKYKILLKSSISKSEVT, from the exons ATGAGTACACCAAAAACAGTGTCAGGTGCTAAAGTCACATCAAAGGTCccaattttaaaaataactataaataaaaaatataataggcCTTGTGTATCAAAATTAGATGACAATAAACTTACATCAGGTATTACTAGTAATACTGACACTTGTGAAATAGGAAAAAGTGATATGACTAAACCAATAGAGACTAATTTGATAAATTATACACAAAATGTTGTTGCTCCTTCAAAAGCTACCATATTTAATCTGATACCTGTTGTACTTGAAAAATCTGTCAAATACACAGATAATTTTATGGAAACAAGACACACTTATACGCCTAAAGTTTCATTTACTAGAAGGGGAGATTTATCAAGAGATAC CATGCTATGGTATTTAAATGACGATATTTGTAGGCGTAATCAAAGTATCGctgaaagaataaaatatttacatACAAAAGCGCAAAGGGACTGTGACATACTAAGGATTCGTTTGAAAGCACTGAGAGAAAGACACAAACAAGAGaaggaagaaataaaaaagttgcaAATATATTTAAGTAATCTAAGTAAAGATAAATCAATTACTAAAGTGCTTAAAGGGCAATTAAAGAGGAAaaagtcttttatttctttaGAGGATATGGAAGAAAAAGAGTGTGAGAAATTACTTaaaaaagttagaaaaatgaagCAAGAGATATTAGACTTACAATACCCTGCTGTAACTTCAAAAGAAGAATTAGAACAAATAAATGGAAGAAATCATAATACAAATGTAGCAAATGAGAAATATaaaatacttttgaaaagtaGTATTTCTAAAAGTGAAGTCAcatga
- the Cog8 gene encoding conserved oligomeric Golgi complex subunit 8: MDIETENVINLIFPNGIQESWKENPEFYQYLSKLGGYDVDQLSKEPDHLDDEKNSVLHTTQELVFTNYKTFVQTAESSREIFKQFNQTECWLDGLVQKIPKFVEKCQLFCDASKDINAHRRVNSLTLTRNAELLEVLEMPQLMESCLRSNQYNEALELSQYARQLGTKHGDIPIISSIVAEIESSWSGMVGQVVGSLRGDLPLPRCLQLVGLLRSMDAFTEPELRIKFLQARDSWLQSLLNAIPKDDPNLHITKTIELSRIHLFNIITQYRAMFNDDELIMPGRDPTVNECAIFYHWIEEKISQFLTTLEQDLPGVTSIDSILGQCTYFGLSFGRVGVDFTGRMSDIFVRVIGEKFESSVRKTTKKFEKDMESFTLINKIQRTNMKINTTTIKSENPPEQLVEFYPLAEYCNGLIFAFNEIRLCPPVALSVFSTNILQESLYLVAKAILIFYKQEQQAFAAAERENMLKFIECLSEQLIPYVQYCIHVIFPPNQIAIHLGISENLLQTEGITYLNRVNILEPLAPLLPVSKNEKDIVTSSLSTSNVQSILQKASNETPASENIGDVTTIEFEKGKVTEAHETAEQPVISDDKQEKNLMTTKDTKNTNSSNDTGNQNR, from the exons ATGGACATCGAAACTGAAAATGTTATAAACCTTATATTTCCAAATGGGATTCAAG aGTCATGGAAAGAAAACCCTGAATTTTATCAATACTTGTCAAAACTTGGTGGCTATGATGTTGATCAACTCA gTAAAGAACCTGATCATCTAGATGATGAGAAAAATTCAGTGTTGCATACCACTCAAGAACTAGTATTTACAAATTATAAAACATTTGTACAAACTGCAGAGAGTTCCAGAGAAATATTTAAACAA TTTAATCAAACTGAATGCTGGCTTGATGGGCTCGTGCAAAAGATTCCCAAGTTTGTGGAGAAATGCCAATTATTTTGCGACGCCTCGAAAGATATAAATGCACATAGGAGAGTGAATAGTTTAACATTAACCAGAAATGCAGAATTACTTGAAGTTCTTGAAATGCCTCAACTAATGGAATCATGTTTAAGAAGCAATCAATATAACGAGGCGTTAGAATTGTCTCAATACGCACGTCAATTAGGAACAAAACATGGAGATATTCCAATTATATCG TCCATAGTAGCAGAAATTGAAAGCAGTTGGTCAGGCATGGTAGGTCAAGTTGTGGGGTCTTTAAGAGGAGATTTGCCACTTCCAAGATGTTTACAACTTGTTGGACTATTACGATCAATGGATGCTTTTACAGAACCAGAATTACGCATTAAATTTCTTCAAGCACGTGACAGCTGGCTTCAGAGCCTCTTGAATGCTATACCCAAGGATGATC CTAATCTCCACATAACAAAAACAATAGAATTATCAAGGatacatttatttaatataataacacAATATAGAGCCATGTTTAATGATGATGAGCTCATAATGCCAGGTCGAGATCCAACTGTAAATGAGTGTGCTATATTTTATCATTGGATTGAAGAAAAGATATCTCAATTTTTAACGACACTAGAACAAGATTTACCAGGTGTAACATCTATAGATTCCATTTTGGGTCAGTGCACATATTTTGGTTTATCATTTGGAAGAGTGGGAGTAGACTTCACTGGACGAATGTCTGACATATTTGTACGTGTAATTGGTGAAAAATTTGAGTCTAGTGTCCGTAAAACAACAAAAAAGTTTGAGAAAGATATGGAATCGTTTACCCTAATTAATAAGATTCAAAGAACtaatatgaaaataaatacAACAACAATTAAGTCA GAAAATCCGCCAGAACAATTAGTGGAGTTTTATCCTTTAGCCGAATATTGTAATGGTCTCATATTTGCTTTTAATGAAATACGACTTTGTCCACCAGTAGCTCTTTCTGTTTTCTCTACAAATATTCTACAAGAGTCCTTATATTTAGTTGCAAAAGCAATACTAATTTTTTataagcaagaacaacaa GCTTTTGCAGCTGCAGAAAGAGAAAATATGCTCAAATTTATAGAATGTCTAAGCGAACAATTAATTCCCTATGTACAATATTGCATACACGTTATTTTTCCACCAAATCAAATTGCTATTCATTTAGGTATTTCCGAAAATTTACTCCAAACAGAG GGAATTACATACTTAAATAGAGTTAATATACTAGAGCCTTTGGCTCCCTTATTACCAGTTTCAAAAAATGAAAAAGACATTGTTACTTCCTCATTGTCTACCTCTAATGTACAATCAATACTGCAAAAAGCTTCCAATGAAACACCTGCATCTGAAAATATAGGAGATGTAACTACTATAGAATTTGAAAAAGGAAAAGTAACTGAAGCGCATGAAACTGCAGAACAACCAGTTATATCTGATGACAAACAAGAAAAGAATTTAATGACAACCAAAGATACTAAGAATACTAATAGTTCAAATGATACTGGAAATCAGAATAGGTAA